The following DNA comes from Vicia villosa cultivar HV-30 ecotype Madison, WI unplaced genomic scaffold, Vvil1.0 ctg.000835F_1_1, whole genome shotgun sequence.
ggtaaatccgttgatttgacctctaagcatagcagttttgctaggcggaaaatatcttgctaagaatactctcttcaattcgtcccacgtagttatggaattggaaggcagggattgaagccacgctctcgctctatctctcaaggagaaagggaaaaggcgtaatcgaatagcttcggaactaacgttgttggctttgatagtgtcggcgtattgcacgaacacggataaatggagattggggtcgtctacagggcttccagagaattgattctgttgaacagcttggaccagtgaaggtttcagttcgaaattgttcgcttcaatcgcaggtggtgcgatacttgaatgcggttcagcgcgcgaaggagcggcatagtctctaagaggacgaatagcagccatctctaacttcggggtgatttgattgatttgatcagtaaaattcaattcctgattaatcggaatttctgctacttcgggaaggttgcgagctcgacgtttaacgttaatgaaacgttcgatctcgttaattcgttgtattaagtctcctccttgtgaacgagtatttggcatacaatcgttcaaaaagaaagggaagaattttcctagtctctacggtgtaacagtgagttacgatatcgacttaaatagtccccggcaacggcgccaaaaacttgatcgcgactttacgtgtctataaatctgataactgcaagtgcacagtcgtgtcgtgtagttttaaaagatatcgaatccacagggactatgaatcgatctaccgttatctaaggttactatgtaaagctaggagtactaaaatttcgattgttcctaagggaaagtgattgtgagaaaataaagaataataataaaagacaggtatcagtatgtatttcgtttaactaaaggtaatccgaaggttcattggcttttacataattaaattaaaaatctttactaattccaattgattaaaaatcctcgtctcaaactttcgctctgttgattcagactactatcctaatcctaatgtacgctttcgccatcccattagattttagaagagctttttgaaaacaatgtaattaataaaatgcctattttacgaggttgttatctatttaaatctcctaatctcaaactttcgctctgttgactcggagcaagctaatacccctaacgtacgctttcgccatcccgctcgagtgtaaaaacaatttttgaaaataaataagttccaattagttttaatacgctttcgccatccttaaaactaatgtcctatgtctactatccagttaaagacctcaaactttcgctctattggttttaacctttgaccgtcctaatccctcaaactttcgctctatcggttttaagacttactaattaaactagacatataaaccaaaaataagtgataattaataaaacctaatttaagccaatttatttccgatccctacggttaacttactttacataccgatacctttagtattttagccagacatattaatacggttaaacatgcataaatcggttttgttcataataataagcatattaaatggcatataatatagatatatcatgcaatagtaatataaataaaagcggtaaataaaaacctgaattaaataattggcaaataattcttcaagtatcgaacttccaccacagcttggctggatcgttcttcggaatttaaatggcagaaaataaaaacaaggaaaataaagcgatagatctaacgtaaggctagatctatgaaaagttcacaacaatttcctgtgtagaaatcgttgtgagaaaatagacggttaaatgaagacagaataatgaaaagcagttcgcggtacaatttcggcagcacttcgttggcaggaaatcggacgcTTTGGACTGAAgtggctgcctctatttataggtgaggctttgcagttgctttgcgtgaaaaacgggactttttgcagaccgggacttggagacgtgcgtctcctattcttcagggagactgggtacgtgacttgagacgtgcgtctcctgtggagaagatgtaggaacatggagacgtgcgtctccctttgctgacgtggcatagaggatgtggagacgtgcgtctccacttgctgggcaggtttgggccacgcaattttgttcctttgtgggctggttcgtctcttttgggccttttgggtcctaattgcacccctctttagtttcagcaccccttttcgtcttttaagcataaatattggtcatttaagctcgattttctttccttttcgcaaatagtcggaattgaagtgtaaaacctgaaacaaagcaaatacacgcgtaatatcataataaattgacataataaatggaaaatgctataaatatctatggattttaggctaaatatacgatataaaatcgtgttatcagccATCTTGggtagttatgggacttccattaacggtgtacccttgtttgtatttgTACCTGGCCGTGAGGTAACCCGGATCCTCGGTGGATCCGttgattgcatgttccctgtagaactgagtgaacccgtaggatagggagactcactgaaATTTAGTAATCTccccccattccaattattctttttacaggtggttcgaggcaggatcgaggcaagggtaagatgGACTAGCTTCGTGTTGGTGTTTCTTGGCGATGTGTTTTGTCATAGTTTATGATCTCTTGTATCTCCATCttttgtactatggatatgtatttataccagttggaactcatgtatttggccatgacagtttgggcttttgtacttgtacttatacattatcaattccgctgcttatgtttatgattttcgagtaccattttaatgccatatacgtatatcctaggcaatgtatgtatggggtgttacagttggtatcagagcaggtcgaaccTCGGATTTGCCACGAAACATCATAAGTCAGcataattctgcctcatatgtgtagtgtcagcatgattccttatgtcttacttatggcattaagcctgatcaacttgattctgTGTGTAGGACAAACAGGAAGATGGCTGAACAACGCAGAGGTCCCAGAAGGCCCAGGACGAGGAATGTGGAGACTGAGCCTGAAACCGAGAATGCGGGTGTGCCTTGGGTGCAgataatgcaacagatgcaacaacagaatcagatgatgatgcaaatgatgcaaggcatgcaagGGCAACAACCAACTGCTCCTGCTCCTACTCCTCAGGCTGCAGTAGGGCCTGACTTTCGTGCCTTCTTTCGGATGGATCCGCCAGAGTTCTTGGGTGGCTTAGATCCTGTGATTGCGCATGATTGGCTATATGCTATGGAGATGATATTCCAGGATATTCAGTGCACAGAAGAAGAGAATGTGATCTTTGCTGCTCAGAAAATGAAGGGACCAGCAGGTAGATGGTGGAATACGGAGTCTACGTATTTCACTAACCGGGGGATTCCAAAGGATTGGCAACATTTCAAGACAGCTTTCTTGGAGAAGTACTACCCCAACAGTGTGCGTGCTTTGAAGGAGCGTGAGTTTCAGTCCTTCAAACAAGGCAACATGTTGGTATCTgaatatgctgagaagtttgaggaCATGGCTGCCTATTCCAGACAAGCAGCTTATGCACCAGATGAGTTGTGGAAGATTGATCAGTTCCTCATGGGGCTGAATGCTGATATTGTGCACAGTGTGTCTCAAAGGGAGTTTACCACCTATGCTGAGTGTTTGAGGCAATGCTATGTTGCCGTGAACACATTGAAGAGAGTCCAAGATGAAAGAGAACAGAATAAGCCGGTTCATAGGGAACAAGGAAGGTCGGGGCAGCATCTGAAAACTCGCAATTTCCCGCCTATGAAGAGACAAGTTCATGGTGATCGCTCTACTCAACCTCCTTGGTGTTGCAAGTGTAACAGG
Coding sequences within:
- the LOC131631516 gene encoding uncharacterized protein LOC131631516, with amino-acid sequence MQGMQGQQPTAPAPTPQAAVGPDFRAFFRMDPPEFLGGLDPVIAHDWLYAMEMIFQDIQCTEEENVIFAAQKMKGPAGRWWNTESTYFTNRGIPKDWQHFKTAFLEKYYPNSVRALKEREFQSFKQGNMLVSEYAEKFEDMAAYSRQAAYAPDELWKIDQFLMGLNADIVHSVSQREFTTYAECLRQCYVAVNTLKRVQDEREQNKPVHREQGRSGQHLKTRNFPPMKRQVHGDRSTQPPWCCKCNRKHYGDCKTASVKCYKCQEFGHFRKDCPVRDAPERTPGRVYTLDARKAQGNTNLIASTCYVNNQPLFVLVYYGVPHSFISYPCVRRLGFETSLLPNPMIISSATDDVVEAREFCKECSITFNGRRFVIDLICLPLKKIDVILGMDRLSANSVYISCKEKAIFIPAEETTSTDAIEHLLEVSVSPYRMSPTELRELKSQLEELLAKHFICPSVSPWGAPILLVKKKDGSMHLCIDYRQLNK